In Paraburkholderia bryophila, a single genomic region encodes these proteins:
- a CDS encoding GNAT family N-acetyltransferase: MNFHLTIRTARGADADILQSLYRQLLDDENVKATAHQIQILEDDARTRLLVCEIDGRIRGTVLVCLCADAMYAGQPFAVVENLVVDQECRGNGIGRALLREVEQFCRSRDCSKMMLLSSAARIDAHRFFEQFGFLGDRKRGFVKYRSQFAETACNPPSLAGQKRMVDDSM; the protein is encoded by the coding sequence GTGAATTTCCATCTGACTATTCGAACCGCGCGAGGCGCTGATGCTGACATCCTTCAGTCGCTGTATCGTCAGTTGCTCGACGACGAGAACGTCAAGGCAACGGCGCACCAAATCCAGATTCTTGAGGACGACGCTCGTACTCGGTTGCTAGTCTGCGAGATTGATGGTCGTATTCGCGGTACCGTATTGGTTTGCCTCTGTGCGGATGCCATGTACGCCGGACAGCCTTTCGCCGTAGTTGAAAATCTCGTCGTTGATCAGGAATGCCGTGGGAATGGCATCGGGCGGGCACTGCTACGTGAGGTCGAGCAATTCTGTCGATCGCGAGACTGTTCGAAGATGATGCTTCTTAGTTCGGCGGCTCGCATCGACGCGCACCGATTCTTCGAGCAGTTTGGCTTCCTTGGTGACCGAAAGCGAGGTTTCGTCAAATACCGCAGCCAGTTTGCTGAAACGGCTTGCAATCCTCCGTCGCTCGCCGGCCAGAAACGGATGGTCGACGACAGCAT